A stretch of Spirosoma oryzicola DNA encodes these proteins:
- a CDS encoding YqgE/AlgH family protein, whose amino-acid sequence MNTNTLPVTNGSLLIAEPFMGDTNFDRSVVLVCEHSPAGTFGLILNQTTDLQLSDVIDDVYSSSGLFIGGPVQQNTLHFIHRRPDLIDGSIRVTNGLFWSGDFDQVKQAVNVGTLTERDIRFFIGYSGWDAGQLASEMDQKAWIVTRADATFLFETPADQFWRGVLKRMGGEFKSIAHYPVDPRLN is encoded by the coding sequence ATGAATACCAATACGCTACCCGTCACAAATGGCAGCTTATTGATTGCCGAACCGTTTATGGGCGACACGAACTTTGACCGTAGCGTCGTGCTGGTCTGTGAACATAGTCCAGCTGGTACGTTTGGTTTAATTTTAAATCAGACGACGGATTTACAGCTAAGCGATGTCATTGACGATGTATATTCTTCGTCGGGATTATTTATTGGGGGGCCTGTGCAGCAAAATACGCTTCACTTTATCCATCGTCGCCCGGATTTGATTGATGGCTCCATCCGTGTAACCAACGGATTATTCTGGAGCGGGGATTTTGATCAGGTTAAACAAGCCGTGAATGTCGGTACGCTTACCGAACGCGATATTCGGTTTTTTATCGGCTACTCGGGCTGGGATGCCGGGCAACTGGCGAGCGAAATGGATCAGAAAGCGTGGATCGTAACTCGGGCCGATGCTACCTTCCTGTTCGAAACGCCTGCTGATCAGTTTTGGCGGGGAGTGCTCAAGCGGATGGGGGGCGAATTCAAATCCATTGCGCATTATCCGGTTGATCCGCGTCTGAATTAA
- a CDS encoding DUF4230 domain-containing protein encodes MSRLLNTLLRLFLIAILVAGLIAIWEQIRGSDMMSRFRRGDVTTQRAVLKEVTALGKLELVSYTFKDIVEHEQVNTFLPNANAVLIVEGQATGCVDLTRIKAEDIQTAGDSIIIQLPKPELCSWKINHDRSRVYDTRFSFLDQSQLVSDAYKEAERQIRQSALSGGILDQTRQNADRILKPLLERISGRKVRLTFQS; translated from the coding sequence ATGTCTCGATTGTTGAATACGTTGCTTCGGTTATTTCTCATTGCCATTCTGGTCGCGGGCCTGATCGCTATCTGGGAACAGATTCGGGGAAGCGATATGATGAGTCGTTTTCGGCGGGGGGATGTGACGACCCAGCGGGCTGTTCTGAAAGAGGTAACAGCGCTGGGTAAATTGGAATTAGTTAGCTACACCTTCAAGGATATCGTTGAACACGAGCAGGTCAACACGTTTCTCCCAAATGCCAATGCTGTGTTGATCGTTGAAGGGCAGGCTACGGGCTGCGTTGACCTGACCAGAATCAAAGCGGAGGATATTCAGACAGCGGGTGATTCGATTATCATACAATTGCCTAAACCCGAACTGTGCAGTTGGAAAATTAATCACGACCGCTCGCGGGTGTACGATACACGCTTTTCGTTTCTCGACCAATCGCAGCTGGTCAGTGACGCCTACAAAGAAGCCGAGCGACAAATTCGCCAGTCGGCGCTGAGCGGAGGAATTTTAGATCAGACGCGCCAAAATGCAGACCGGATACTTAAGCCGTTGTTGGAGCGAATTTCGGGACGAAAGGTGCGGCTGACTTTTCAATCATGA
- a CDS encoding NADH-quinone oxidoreductase subunit A: MLSDFGILLLFILAAFAFIGIVLFGASLLRPNRPNVEKNSTYESGEEPVGNANVQFNIRFYVVALIFVLFDVELVFLFPWSTVFGQASLIKATGGLWGWFALAEATLFVVILALGLAYVWAKGYLDWVKPQPKIPTIETKVPADLYQKVNDRYKR, translated from the coding sequence ATGCTCTCCGACTTCGGTATCTTGCTGTTGTTTATTCTGGCTGCGTTCGCTTTTATCGGCATCGTCCTGTTTGGTGCGAGCCTGTTGCGCCCGAATCGTCCGAATGTTGAGAAAAACAGCACCTACGAGTCGGGAGAAGAGCCAGTTGGCAACGCCAATGTTCAGTTTAATATCCGGTTCTACGTCGTAGCCTTGATATTCGTGCTGTTCGATGTAGAGTTGGTATTCCTGTTTCCGTGGTCTACTGTTTTCGGTCAGGCGTCACTGATCAAAGCTACCGGCGGACTTTGGGGGTGGTTTGCATTGGCTGAGGCTACCTTGTTTGTCGTTATTCTCGCCCTTGGATTGGCGTATGTGTGGGCCAAAGGGTACCTGGACTGGGTGAAACCACAGCCTAAAATTCCGACAATCGAAACGAAAGTGCCCGCCGATTTGTATCAGAAAGTAAATGATCGTTATAAACGTTGA
- the hemA gene encoding glutamyl-tRNA reductase: protein MLDTFKSISLSHKTAPLWVRELIALNEEEAKRLMLRLRDFFGLSDLLVVSTCNRTEVYYAFEQDLNAEIARLLLIEKGLTDTDQYLPYFQFYAAHSDAVLHLFEVCVGLHSQVVGDMQIPNQVKQSYQWSADLDMAGPFLHRLMHTIFFTNKRVAQETAFRDGAASVSYAAVDLIDELVGENQNPNVLVIGLGEIGADVCMNLESRNMKNITLCNRTQAKAEALAQKYGFRVADFANLMDEISRADVIISSVMRDEPLITPAFLQGLNVLTYKYFIDLSVPRSVDAAVEQIPGVLAYNIDHIRNRADEALNQRLAAIPQVEAIIGQAVAEFGDWTKEMVVSPTINKLKNALEQIRKDEIARHLKHLTPDESEKVDKITRGIMQKIIKLPVLQLKAACKRGEAETLIDVLNDLFDLEKQSVDEYKH, encoded by the coding sequence ATGTTAGATACTTTCAAATCAATTAGTTTATCCCACAAAACGGCTCCTTTATGGGTGCGGGAGCTAATTGCACTTAACGAAGAAGAAGCAAAGCGGCTAATGCTTCGGCTGCGCGATTTTTTCGGATTATCCGATTTGCTTGTTGTCTCGACTTGCAACCGTACGGAAGTGTATTACGCGTTTGAGCAGGATCTTAACGCTGAAATCGCCCGGCTGTTGCTGATTGAGAAAGGCTTAACGGATACGGATCAGTATTTGCCTTATTTCCAGTTTTACGCTGCGCATTCGGATGCCGTTCTGCATTTGTTTGAGGTATGCGTAGGGCTGCACTCGCAGGTAGTTGGCGATATGCAGATTCCAAATCAGGTAAAGCAGTCGTACCAATGGTCGGCTGATCTTGACATGGCAGGGCCGTTCCTGCACCGCCTGATGCATACCATCTTCTTCACCAACAAACGGGTTGCTCAGGAGACGGCTTTTCGCGATGGAGCCGCTTCGGTTTCCTACGCAGCCGTTGATTTGATTGACGAACTGGTCGGCGAAAACCAGAACCCTAACGTGTTAGTCATCGGGTTAGGTGAAATCGGTGCTGATGTTTGCATGAATCTGGAATCCAGAAACATGAAGAACATCACCCTTTGCAACCGGACCCAGGCGAAAGCCGAAGCGCTGGCTCAGAAATACGGATTTCGAGTGGCGGATTTTGCGAACCTGATGGACGAAATTAGCCGGGCTGATGTCATTATCTCGTCCGTTATGCGCGATGAGCCGCTTATTACGCCAGCATTTTTACAAGGGCTAAACGTTTTAACGTACAAGTATTTCATTGATCTATCCGTACCCCGTAGCGTAGACGCTGCTGTCGAGCAGATTCCGGGTGTACTGGCTTATAACATTGACCACATCCGGAACCGGGCCGACGAAGCGCTGAATCAGCGGTTGGCGGCAATTCCGCAGGTCGAAGCCATTATCGGGCAGGCCGTTGCCGAATTTGGGGACTGGACAAAGGAAATGGTTGTGTCGCCAACCATCAATAAATTGAAAAATGCGCTGGAGCAGATTCGCAAAGACGAAATCGCCCGGCACTTGAAGCATCTGACGCCCGACGAGTCCGAAAAAGTAGACAAGATCACGCGGGGTATCATGCAAAAAATCATTAAGCTGCCTGTTCTTCAACTCAAGGCTGCCTGCAAGCGGGGAGAAGCCGAAACGTTGATCGATGTGCTGAACGATTTGTTCGATCTGGAAAAACAATCCGTGGACGAGTACAAACATTGA
- a CDS encoding sensor histidine kinase: MLKSFDIYNQNNILKIIVALNLLLVGTGSLLYTNRLITKLENREEHYIQLYAKTIAYLVDPKHFDSGDLTFVTSEILEANNTVPAIYVDPNNQIAKPLNITFPDGLSDNEKEQFLRDKIADMRKRHTPLVVDIGNGVRGLVYYDNSKLLRQLTYFPYALLTILTALGFLAYLAFSSSRRAEQNRVWVGLAKETAHQLGTPMSSLMAWVEYMRSDPDQYDESVTDEIEKDVRRLETITSRFSSIGSIPTLKEENITDVVEQFTDYLSKRISTKVKMSLTNQLPAGQTVDINKLLFEWVIENICKNAVDAMKGVGELRLNMLSLPHQQIAIDITDTGKGIPKASMQKVFTPGFSTKKRGWGLGLTLAKRIVEEYHNGRLFVKSSEVGKGTTFRIVLNADKQQKAVEPQPSAKEA; the protein is encoded by the coding sequence ATGCTGAAATCATTCGATATCTATAATCAGAATAATATTCTTAAAATTATCGTCGCTCTCAATCTCTTGTTGGTTGGGACGGGGTCGCTGTTGTATACCAATCGGCTTATTACCAAGCTGGAAAATCGCGAAGAACATTACATCCAGCTCTACGCAAAGACAATTGCCTACCTGGTCGATCCCAAGCACTTTGATTCGGGTGACCTCACGTTTGTAACAAGTGAAATCCTGGAGGCAAACAACACGGTTCCGGCTATTTACGTTGACCCTAACAATCAGATAGCAAAACCGTTAAACATCACCTTTCCCGACGGTTTGTCGGACAATGAGAAGGAGCAGTTTTTAAGGGACAAGATCGCGGACATGCGCAAACGCCACACGCCTTTGGTCGTCGATATTGGTAACGGTGTGCGGGGATTAGTTTATTACGACAATTCGAAGCTTCTTCGACAATTGACTTACTTTCCGTATGCCTTGCTGACGATCTTAACGGCGCTGGGCTTTTTAGCTTACTTGGCTTTTAGTTCGTCACGTCGAGCGGAGCAAAACCGCGTCTGGGTAGGCTTGGCGAAAGAAACGGCTCACCAGCTGGGCACGCCTATGTCGTCGCTGATGGCCTGGGTTGAGTATATGCGGTCGGACCCGGATCAATACGACGAATCGGTTACGGATGAGATTGAAAAAGATGTTCGGCGGCTTGAAACCATTACGTCGCGTTTTTCCAGCATCGGTTCGATCCCGACATTAAAAGAAGAAAACATTACGGATGTAGTCGAGCAGTTTACGGACTATCTGTCGAAGCGTATTTCAACAAAGGTCAAAATGAGTTTGACCAACCAGCTCCCTGCTGGACAAACTGTGGACATCAACAAGCTACTCTTCGAGTGGGTCATCGAAAATATCTGCAAAAACGCTGTCGATGCCATGAAAGGAGTAGGCGAACTCCGGTTGAATATGCTATCGCTGCCCCATCAGCAAATAGCGATTGATATTACCGATACGGGTAAAGGTATTCCTAAAGCCAGCATGCAGAAAGTTTTCACGCCCGGTTTCAGCACTAAAAAACGGGGCTGGGGTTTGGGTCTTACTCTTGCGAAACGAATTGTAGAGGAATATCACAACGGACGGCTTTTTGTTAAGAGTTCGGAAGTGGGCAAGGGCACAACATTCCGAATTGTTCTGAACGCCGATAAACAACAGAAGGCCGTGGAACCACAGCCTTCGGCTAAAGAAGCGTAA
- a CDS encoding porin family protein, with translation MQVSRLILLTFLISSSFLVRAQSNNPVGGHFGLKVGGSLTRLRLSGTSANIPKQNLDPHIGVMYRYRYHRLVLQPEALLNIKGGAFQAVQADGTRQTINNTYTYVSVPLLFGYIPTEGLTIQAGPEFSYALNSGSANGPGRNNDLGVVLGAHYDFLDMLDKFSLHVRYIYGVTNVSPEATATYQNRVFQASLVYNLYPKKKKK, from the coding sequence ATGCAGGTTTCCCGACTAATACTTCTTACGTTTTTAATTAGCTCGTCTTTCTTGGTACGGGCGCAAAGTAATAACCCCGTTGGTGGTCATTTTGGGCTAAAAGTAGGTGGTAGCCTGACGCGTTTACGCCTTTCGGGTACCAGTGCTAACATACCCAAGCAGAATCTGGATCCGCACATCGGCGTCATGTATCGCTACCGGTATCACCGGCTTGTTTTGCAGCCTGAAGCCCTGCTTAACATCAAAGGGGGCGCATTTCAGGCCGTGCAGGCGGACGGAACACGACAAACTATCAACAACACATACACGTACGTAAGTGTACCGTTGCTGTTTGGCTACATTCCGACGGAAGGGCTGACCATACAGGCGGGTCCTGAATTTAGCTACGCACTTAACTCCGGTTCAGCAAATGGGCCAGGAAGAAACAACGATCTTGGCGTGGTTCTGGGAGCGCACTACGATTTTCTGGATATGCTTGACAAGTTCAGTCTCCATGTTCGCTACATCTACGGTGTGACGAATGTGTCGCCCGAAGCAACGGCAACCTATCAGAACCGGGTGTTTCAGGCGTCGCTGGTCTACAACCTGTATCCAAAGAAAAAGAAGAAGTAA